A window of Cryptomeria japonica chromosome 3, Sugi_1.0, whole genome shotgun sequence contains these coding sequences:
- the LOC131055184 gene encoding uncharacterized protein LOC131055184: METLLPKSKEMTMNSSKFQIVSSECSMCGDVGLKEHLIKCTSCLFRFQHTYCSSLYPNIDLERFSCEWCNYRVTQNISASNQISSGKCEQRSDLFISVNGRKASEVKEKPHLQIHARRRYKRLADLNF; the protein is encoded by the exons ATGGAAACTCTGTTGCCAAAATCTAAGGAAATGACTATGAATAgctctaaatttcagattgtttCCAGTGAGTGTAGTATGTGTGGCGATGTGGGTTTGAAggagcatctcatcaaatgcaCCTCCTGTTTATTCAGATTTCAGCACAC GTATTGCAGTAGCTTGTATCCAAATATAGATTTGGAGCGTTTTTCGTGCGAATGGTGCAACTACAGAGTCACACAAAACATATCGGCGTCTAATCAGATAAGCTCAGGAAAATGCGAGCAGAGGTCGGATCTGTTTATTTCTGTTAATGGAAGAAAGGCAAGTGAAGTGAAGGAAAAGCCCCACCTGCAAATCCATGCTCGGCGCCGATACAAACGCCTTGCAGACTTGAACTTCTAA